CCATTGGCAAGACTTGGCTATATCCACCACCAGTGGCGCCACCTTTTATTCCGAAGACCGGTCCTAAAGAAGGTTCTCGTAAAGCAACGATTGATTTTTTGCCAATCCGCCAGAAAGCCATTGAGAGACCAATGGCAGTAGTTGTTTTCCCTTCACCATAGGGAGTAGGATTTATTGCGGTAATTAAAATTAATTTACCATCAGGGTTGTTTTTAACCTTCTCATAAAATTTTAAAGAGATTTTTGCTTTGAAATTACCAGAAGGTAAAAGAAACTCGTGAGGAATATTTATCTTGTCGGCAATTTCATAAATAGGATATAAATGAACTTTACGGGCAATTTCTAAATCAGAAAGCATTTATTTTAAATTATAGTTATTTTATTCTTCTTCAATAATTATCGCACTAACCGGACAATCTTCCGCAGCCTGTCTTACGCAATCTTCGGCTGCTTCTGGTACTACTTCCATTTTTACCCCAGCAGTATCACCTTGCATTTCAAAAATATCTGGGCAAGTATTACAGCATAGTTCACAACCGGTACACAGTTCTTTATCTATTCTCACTTTCATTTATCCTCCTTTTTAAAAATAAATTATATAATTAAACTTGAAAAAAATCAACAATTTTTTAAAATTAAATGTGAAGAAGAAAACCGAAAAGAGAAAGATTAAAAGAAAATTTTTGTTTGCTACCGATTTTGACCAAACCCTCTCTTTTGATGATACTGGTGTTCTAATCTCTTTAGAATTAGGAATTCCGCCCGAAAAGTTTTTGAATAAGGTAAAAGAGATAAGAAACAGAAATATTACTCAATTAGGTGGCGAACTTGCCTATCTTTTGGCTTATGACCCCGAATATAAAAATCGGGTAACAAAAGATTTCTTATTAAAAATCGGGGAAAAGGTGAGGTTGAAGGCGGATGTGGATATTCTATTTAGGACATTACAAGAAGGCATTGAAGATTGTGAATTTGTTTGCTATGTCATTTCCGCCTGTCCGGATTTAATTATTAAGAAGTCAATGAGTAAGATTTTAAAAGAGGAGAATATTTTCGGAACAGAATTTAGATACGATGAGCAGGGAAGGATAGTTGAGATTTTAAGAACAGCCGCTGGTCATGGTAAGGCAGCAATTGTTGATTATCTTGTTGAGAAGGAACATATTCCAAAAGAGAATGTGATATATATTGGTGATGGTTCTTCTGATATCCATGTTATGCTTCATGTAAATGTTTATGGTGGTTTTACAATTGCTGTCTCACCTTCACCTTATTTAGGGCATATATCAAAAAGAACGGTATTATCAGAAAATGCCCTGTCGGTTCTTTGTCCGATTTTAGAAGATTTATTTGGTTATACCGAAGAAGAGATAAAGAATTTTTATGCAAAACTGGGGCACCCGATCTATGAATGGAATCGGGCAAAAATGGAATGGCTTACCATCGCTTAACTCTTCTTTTTATATCAATATTTCTCTTCTGTCAAAAAGAGATTCCTATCGAAAAAAGTGATATTATCTTTGGTAGTTATTTTAGAATAAAAATTTTTACCCAAAATAAAGAAGAGGCAGAAAAACATCTTGATTCTCTATTTATTTTACTTAAATATTATGATTCTCTTTTTTCTTATTTTAACAAAAATAGCGCCCTCTCTTTTATCAACCAAAATAAAAAGGCAAGATTATCCAAGGAATTAAAAGAGATAATTTTATTATCCCAAGAAATAAGGGATAAAACTTTTGGTTATTTTGATATTACAATTGCTCCTTTGATGGAGATTTGGGGATTCTATGATAAAAATTATAAAAGACCAAGAGAAGTAGAGATAAAAGAGATAAAGAAATTTATTGGTGAGAATGCTTATCTAATAAGAGAAGATTCTATTTTCTTAAAAGAAAAGACAAAGATTGATTTAGGTGGTATTGCGGTTGGTTATATCCTTGATAAACTTGTTTTATTTTTGAAAAGTAGGAATATTAAAAAAGGGATAATTGATGCCGGTGGCGATATTATTGTTTTTGGTGATTTTAAGGCAAGAATTGGAATTAAAGACCCAAATAAAGAGGAGATAATAAAGACAATTGAGATAAAAAATGGTGCCTGCTCTACTTCTGGTGATTACTATAATTATTTTAAAATTGGTGATACTATCTTTTCTCATATCATCAATCCGATAACCGGTGAAGCAGAGAGAGCATTAAATAAACATCGCCAAGTTACTGTAATTGGCAAAAAAGCAATAATCTGTGATGCCCTTTCTACGGCTTTATTAATTATGCCCGACTCATTAAGAAATAAGGTATTAGAGAATTTTAAAGACTATAAAGTAATTTTCTACTAATGGTAGTAGCAAGATATTATAAAAAATTAGAAGATAATAAGGTGCAGTGTCAACTTTGTCCAAATTATTGTATAATTGCTCAGAATAAATATGGTCGTTGTTTGGGAAGAAAAAATATTGAGGGAAGACTTTATGCAATAAATTATGGAGAAGTAGTTTCTTATGCAATTGACCCAATGGAGAAAAAACCCTTATACCATTTTTATCCTGGGAGAGAGATATTTTCTGTAGCAACTTATGGTTGTAATCTTTTGTGTCCTTTCTGCCAGAATTGGGAAATCTCCCAGAACCGAGTAAAAGGAATTTATCTCTCACCAGAAGAACTAATAAAGATTGTAGAAAGAGAAAAATGTGAATTTATTGCCTAC
The DNA window shown above is from candidate division WOR-3 bacterium and carries:
- a CDS encoding HAD-IB family phosphatase, with product MKKKTEKRKIKRKFLFATDFDQTLSFDDTGVLISLELGIPPEKFLNKVKEIRNRNITQLGGELAYLLAYDPEYKNRVTKDFLLKIGEKVRLKADVDILFRTLQEGIEDCEFVCYVISACPDLIIKKSMSKILKEENIFGTEFRYDEQGRIVEILRTAAGHGKAAIVDYLVEKEHIPKENVIYIGDGSSDIHVMLHVNVYGGFTIAVSPSPYLGHISKRTVLSENALSVLCPILEDLFGYTEEEIKNFYAKLGHPIYEWNRAKMEWLTIA
- a CDS encoding ferredoxin, whose amino-acid sequence is MKVRIDKELCTGCELCCNTCPDIFEMQGDTAGVKMEVVPEAAEDCVRQAAEDCPVSAIIIEEE
- a CDS encoding FAD:protein FMN transferase; translation: MESGKNGMAYHRLTLLFISIFLFCQKEIPIEKSDIIFGSYFRIKIFTQNKEEAEKHLDSLFILLKYYDSLFSYFNKNSALSFINQNKKARLSKELKEIILLSQEIRDKTFGYFDITIAPLMEIWGFYDKNYKRPREVEIKEIKKFIGENAYLIREDSIFLKEKTKIDLGGIAVGYILDKLVLFLKSRNIKKGIIDAGGDIIVFGDFKARIGIKDPNKEEIIKTIEIKNGACSTSGDYYNYFKIGDTIFSHIINPITGEAERALNKHRQVTVIGKKAIICDALSTALLIMPDSLRNKVLENFKDYKVIFY